Proteins from a genomic interval of Aphis gossypii isolate Hap1 unplaced genomic scaffold, ASM2018417v2 Contig00482, whole genome shotgun sequence:
- the LOC126554398 gene encoding uncharacterized protein LOC126554398: MARSVASRCVTCIRSRPRFENPVMAPLPKNRVQFSRPFTTTGVDFAGPLLIRSGIRRVTAIKTWIAVFVCFTTRAIHLEAVVGLTSDAFMASLRRFMSRRGKCRKIYSDNGTNFVGAQKELSSYVEGTEDLMAREGVEWHFNPPSAPHFGGLWESAVKSVKTHLVRVIKDTRLNLEELQTLLCQIEACVNSRPMTPLNTDPSEPNALTPAHFLVGGTLLLPAEPEIPQTEVARLKRWKFVQGLMQIFWRRWYSEYLPQLQVRGRWLTSKRGMAINDVVIIKEDCTPPTRWKLGRIVKVHPGGDGIVRVVTLRTITGVEMQRPVAKLCRLPLEQEVETS; this comes from the coding sequence ATGGCACGATCTGTAGCATCTCGCTGCGTCACCTGTATTCGCTCAAGGCCACGATTCGAGAACCCAGTGATGGCACCTTTGCCGAAGAATCGCGTGCAATTTTCAAGACCGTTCACAACAACAGGCGTTGATTTCGCAGGACCCTTGCTGATCCGAAGTGGCATACGTAGAGTAACAGCAATAAAAACTTGGATAGCAGTATTTGTATGTTTCACAACCAGAGCGATTCACCTAGAGGCAGTAGTTGGACTCACAAGCGACGCATTCATGGCATCATTGCGACGCTTTATGTCCAGACGAGGGAAATGTAGGAAGATATATAGTGACAACGGAACTAACTTCGTAGGTGCGCAAAAGGAGTTGTCCAGTTACGTGGAAGGCACTGAAGATCTCATGGCCCGGGAAGGGGTAGAATGGCACTTCAACCCACCATCAGCCCCTCATTTCGGTGGCTTATGGGAGAGCGCCGTAAAGAGTGTAAAAACTCATTTAGTTCGCGTCATCAAGGATACACGGCTCAATCTTGAAGAGCTACAAACGCTATTATGCCAAATTGAAGCGTGCGTCAACTCTCGACCTATGACTCCATTGAATACTGATCCAAGTGAGCCCAATGCCCTGACACCCGCCCACTTCCTAGTAGGCGGTACCTTGTTGTTACCAGCGGAACCCGAGATACCACAAACCGAAGTAGCGCGCTTAAAACGTTGGAAATTTGTACAAGGTCTAATGCAAATATTTTGGAGACGATGGTATAGCGAGTACTTACCACAGCTTCAAGTCAGGGGAAGATGGTTGACCTCAAAAAGGGGAATGGCAATAAATGACGTGGTAATAATAAAGGAAGATTGCACTCCACCGACAAGATGGAAGTTGGGAAGAATAGTCAAGGTGCACCCAGGAGGCGATGGTATCGTTCGTGTAGTGACGTTACGTACTATTACCGGAGTTGAAATGCAAAGGCCTGTCGCTAAGCTATGTCGGCTCCCACTGGAACAAGAAGTTGAAACTTCATAA
- the LOC126554397 gene encoding uncharacterized protein LOC126554397: MNSPRVQSATAQELSRLQSHVAAHLAALEALSMPIKHWDAWLVTILVERMDGASSHEWQLRQRNTELPKYNEVMEFLASRSIAFESSEALAIRVNETNHSSKRASQGTISKRIALAASSESKRDKCSLCEGSHRLYACLKFKELSVSDRFNHVRGRRLCFNCLAPHHMSDTCRSKYSCIKCRRAHNTLLHFEGHVQDVTSAVTDPKDNEAAFNVEKGSDGDQVSLLVNYKNSHVFLSTAVVLAADKFGNDRQCRTILDSGSQVNFISKSLYNKLQLPTRCSILPINGIGSSHVQSSSCVEVQLKSRVTNFSLNLSCYILPVIVDTLPAVASPAHGWNIPEELVKGLADPMFFEAGSVDLLIGGGSFFDLLDPERVHLGVDSLCLQGSKFGWIVTGEIGVISLPGVASMGQLLEEDWRALKDKEDNLYGRHSKTNLKLSEEKQTVEHFKENTKRETDGRFIVRLPLKPLVEELGDTLKIATTRFLSVERRLMRDEKLKGEYTRFMEEYLALGHMEEVIDEDQIPKRSFYLPHHAVIKESSLTTKVRVVFDASARSSTGVTLNDVLMCGPNVQEDVFSILARFRKHQYVLTSDIEKMFRQVAVAKTDWDLQRIVWRANPSGPLRTFRLTTVTYGTTSASFLATQCLVTLAENVKESYPDTAQIIGRDFYMDDLMTGADTEEECLKSQQEISDILNSAKLKLRKWCSNSVRVLDKIDKVEDDPLFTLEIKDGSTVKSLGLGWKPLVDQFHFNISIDPSLNKCTKRSLLSDLNRVFDPLGFLCPVLLRGKMFLQQIWSMKIDWDTELSSDILGRWKSFISDLQDLKCLSIPRKVKPLSKHPPEIHGFCDASQEAYGACIYIRTRDNQGKWSSQLLCAKTRVSPLKEWTIPRLELSGALLLVELANKVAESWSVELHTFQLWTDSSIVLGWLNSQNTRLKTFVANRINQILDCTNVKQWHHIRSEDNPADVASRGLKPTEILHCTKWWNGPSWLTTEEHNWKNEAESIVKEEDLPEIRPIRLALITTSITSDLLPLYSDWIKLVRAIAWLGKFIEFRRAKKTGSTLPRYLTVTNLRLAELRLIKGAQADEFGIDLTNLLAGRSVRKGSVLRTLCPFISEDGIILVGGRLENSDIAETQKHPIVLPSKHK, translated from the coding sequence ATGAATAGTCCTCGAGTACAGTCTGCCACTGCTCAAGAATTGTCAAGGCTACAATCACATGTCGCCGCGCACTTAGCAGCATTAGAAGCGCTAAGCATGCCTATTAAACATTGGGACGCATGGTTGGTAACTATTCTAGTGGAAAGAATGGACGGAGCATCCAGTCATGAATGGCAACTCCGACAAAGGAATACAGAGTTACCCAAATATAATGAAGTGATGGAATTTTTGGCAAGCCGCAGCATCGCCTTTGAAAGCTCGGAAGCCCTAGCGATTAGGGTAAACGAAACCAACCACTCATCGAAAAGGGCAAGTCAAGGAACCATTAGCAAAAGAATAGCACTGGCGGCGTCATCAGAATCGAAGCGTGATAAGTGTAGCCTGTGTGAAGGATCACACAGGCTATATGCCTGCTTGAAATTTAAGGAACTATCCGTGTCAGATCGATTTAATCATGTGCGTGGGAGGCGTTTATGTTTCAATTGTCTGGCGCCACATCACATGTCTGATACATGTCGGTCTAAGTAttcttgtataaaatgtagacGAGCTCATAATACTCTGCTACACTTTGAAGGGCATGTTCAAGACGTTACGTCTGCAGTTACTGACCCAAAAGATAACGAAGCCGCATTTAACGTCGAAAAGGGTTCTGATGGAGATCAAGTGtcattattagtaaattacaaGAACAGTCACGTGTTTCTGTCAACCGCGGTTGTACTAGCAGCTGATAAATTTGGTAATGACCGTCAATGTCGGACTATATTGGATAGTGGGTCTCAGGTAAATTTCATATCCAAGAGTCTGTACAACAAGTTGCAACTGCCGACAAGGTGTTCAATTCTGCCAATAAACGGTATTGGATCAAGTCACGTGCAGTCAAGTTCCTGTGTGGAAGTGCAACTCAAGTCAAGAGTGACAAATTTCAGCTTAAATCTATCTTGTTATATATTGCCGGTAATCGTGGACACACTACCCGCAGTAGCCTCCCCAGCGCATGGTTGGAATATACCAGAAGAACTAGTAAAGGGCTTGGCGGATCCGATGTTTTTCGAGGCAGGGTCAGTAGACTTGCTTATTGGGGGAGGCTCGTTCTTCGATCTTTTGGACCCGGAACGAGTTCATTTGGGAGTGGATTCACTGTGCCTGCAAGGTAGCAAATTCGGCTGGATAGTGACAGGTGAAATTGGTGTAATTTCTCTCCCGGGCGTTGCATCGATGGGACAGTTGTTAGAAGAAGATTGGAGAGCGTTGAAGGACAAAGAAGATAATCTATACGGACGGCATTCAAAAACCAATCTCAAGTTGTCGGAAGAGAAGCAGACCGTTGAACATTTCAAGGAGAACACAAAGAGGGAAACGGACGGCCGGTTTATCGTAAGATTGCCATTGAAGCCCTTAGTCGAAGAGCTCGGTGATACGCTGAAAATCGCAACCACCCGTTTTTTAAGTGTAGAAAGGAGGCTAATGCGAGATGAGAAGCTTAAAGGGGAATACACTAGATTTATGGAGGAATACCTTGCTCTTGGGCACATGGAAGAGGTAATTGATGAAGATCAAATACCTAAGCGATCATTTTACCTACCTCACCATGCAGTGATTAAGGAGTCGAGCCTAACCACTAAGGTCCGCGTTGTATTCGATGCTTCTGCAAGGAGTTCGACTGGTGTTACGCTCAATGATGTTTTGATGTGTGGACCAAATGTACAGGAGGATGTCTTCTCCATATTAGCAAGATTCAGGAAGCATCAATACGTGCTAACATCAGACatcgaaaaaatgtttagacaGGTAGCAGTTGCTAAAACAGATTGGGATCTCCAGCGAATAGTGTGGAGGGCAAACCCCAGTGGCCCGCTGCGCACGTTCCGACTCACCACCGTAACTTATGGGACAACATCGGCATCATTTCTCGCAACTCAGTGCCTAGTAACCTTAGCGGAAAATGTGAAAGAATCCTACCCTGATACAGCTCAAATAATTGGAAGAGACTTTTACATGGATGACCTCATGACAGGAGCTGACACCGAAGAGGAATGTTTGAAGTCGCAACAAGAGATAAGTGATATTTTGAACTCCGCCAAACTCAAATTGCGAAAATGGTGTTCAAATTCTGTGAGGGTATTAGATAAGATAGACAAGGTTGAGGACGACCCGCTCTTTACCCTAGAGATTAAAGATGGAAGTACTGTGAAGTCTCTGGGTTTAGGTTGGAAACCATTAGTAGATCAGTTTCACTTCAACATCTCCATAGATCCGTCGTTGAACAAATGCACAAAGAGGTCACTATTATCTGATTTGAATCGTGTCTTTGACCCACTTGGATTCTTATGCCCTGTCTTATTAagaggaaaaatgtttttgcagCAAATATGGTCGATGAAAATAGATTGGGACACGGAACTTTCTTCTGACATTCTAGGAAGGTGGAAATCATTCATTAGTGACTTACAGGATCTTAAATGTTTATCTATCCCAAGGAAGGTGAAACCGTTGTCAAAGCATCCTCCCGAAATACATGGGTTCTGCGACGCCTCCCAGGAGGCATATGGAGCTTGCATCTATATCAGGACGAGAGATAATCAAGGAAAGTGGAGTTCACAGCTTCTTTGTGCAAAGACAAGAGTGTCACCGCTGAAGGAATGGACCATACCTCGACTAGAGTTAAGTGGCGCCTTGCTGCTAGTGGAATTAGCAAACAAGGTCGCTGAGTCATGGTCTGTTGAACTACATACATTCCAACTGTGGACAGACTCATCAATAGTATTAGGGTGGCTAAATAGTCAAAATACACGGTTAAAAACGTTTGTAGCTAACCGAATCAATCAAATACTAGATTGTACCAACGTTAAACAATGGCACCACATTAGGAGCGAGGATAATCCAGCTGATGTGGCATCAAGGGGATTAAAGCCGACAGAAATATTACATTGCACTAAGTGGTGGAATGGACCTAGTTGGCTCACAACAGAGGAACACAATTGGAAAAATGAAGCTGAATCAATAGTCAAAGAAGAAGACCTGCCTGAGATAAGACCAATTCGTCTTGCGCTAATAACGACCAGCATAACCAGTGATTTGCTGCCCTTATATTCAGATTGGATCAAGCTTGTTCGTGCAATCGCTTGGTTAGGAAAATTCATAGAGTTCAGGCGAGCCAAGAAAACAGGAAGCACGTTACCACGGTACCTTACAGTAACAAATCTCCGCTTAGCAGAACTTAGATTAATAAAGGGAGCGCAAGCCGACGAGTTTGGAATAGACCTTACGAATCTCCTAGCAGGAAGGTCAGTTCGGAAAGGAAGCGTTCTCAGAACCTTGTGCCCGTTTATTAGTGAAGATGGAATAATTTTGGTTGGAGGGCGACTTGAAAATTCTGATATTGCTGAGACTCAAAAGCATCCAATAGTATTACCCTCAAAGCATAAGTAA
- the LOC126554396 gene encoding uncharacterized protein LOC126554396 gives MALAQTKPYRISRLTQENGMYFENQGPLRLTNSDWKLLIYVKLDNFNRRTKDTMNFYEKTLNVCNNLTIAYEGMFKATCDNFKLTSNSLEQEVSRKRFFMLQSIDETDTINREKRGLVNLIGRVQKTLFGTLDDTDAELYDSQIEKLQSSQQNLLKIIEKQISVLKATANTFKEAGQMEAQINRLSILYNRLADTVNQTVINLDIVEARTNINEQINTLNLLFQQLSFETDTICEIIIAAQGGIMHSSVIAVNELRQQLKDISLIVPKEQSLPFNLNQVSLYELSKISKFNIIYKNETLIFEIIIPLVNSVELTLYHVIPLPVAKNDHYIHIIPEYSYIAISKTHEYYLTLCMNHLMLCRLINMGTLCPETQPLRLGASELPCEVELFVKPSSIPTSCPIHYLDITRSIYHRLKYQNAWIYTIKTTDNVAVSCENRDQAINIQLTGNGVLALNEDCRGYTPQMVLTPSRHLNSTHYKDLISDVGITTNLTIPTTLKRKINNSNTHTNSVIKLTDLGQYSKSIEEIKQLIQEEKDKQNNKDTTDLHSYLFYLILIIVAVDFEFTMINRKDLLLVSGSMSNSLEKYKPVKLEGKPIVLTTTNKLKMLQDKEVKKVMQSVGRMFRNKPELLLPLLGQLEASLKLKGGTTLSTTYINQYLHTDNKTPVIVFWNGTTDKEILQKLGLNRRMLNITSYTDNNDNYFNF, from the exons ATGGCGTTGGCTCAAACAAAACCATATCGTATTTCAAGGCTTACCCAAGAGAACGGGATGTACTTTGAAAACCAAGGGCCACTACGTTTAACTAACTCTGACTGGAAATTACTGATTTATGTGAAATTAGATAATTTCAATCGACGTACTAAAGACACAATGAACTTTTacgaaaaaactttaaatgtatgtaacaACTTAACAATAGCATACGAAGGTATGTTTAAAGCTACTTGTGACAACTTCAAACTAACATCTAACAGTCTCGAACAGGAAGTTTCTAGgaaaagattttttatgttGCAATCGATAGATGAAACAGATACAATTAACCGGGAAAAGAGGGGCCTAGTAAACTTAATAGGACGAgtacaaaaaacattatttggaACATTAGATGATACTGACGCGGAACTATACGATAgccaaattgaaaaattacaatctagtcaacaaaatttattaaaaataatagaaaaacaaattagtgTACTAAAGGCGACagcaaatacatttaaagagGCAGGCCAGATGGAGGctcaaataaatagattaagtatactatataatcgGTTGGCAGATACAGTAAATCaaacagtaataaatttagatatagTAGAAGctagaactaatattaatgaacaaataaatacattaaatctattattccAACAATTAAGTTTTGAAACCGACACaatatgtgaaataataattgctgCACAAGGTGGCATAATGCATTCTAGCGTAATAGCCGTAAATGAATTAAGACAACAATTAAAAGACATTTCACTAATAGTTCCTAAAGAACAAAGCTTACCGTTTAATTTAAACCAAGTATCGCTATacgaattaagtaaaatatcgaaatttaatattatttataaaaacgaaaccttaatctttgaaataataataccctTAGTAAATTCAGTAGAATTAACGTTGTATCACGTAATACCACTCCCCGTTGCGAAAAATGATcactatattcatattattcctGAATACTCATACATAGCAATCTCGAAAACACACGAATATTATCTTACATTGTGTATGAACCACCTGATGTTATGTCGATTAATAAACATGGGTACTTTATGTCCCGAGACACAACCCCTAAGACTAGGAGCAAGTGAATTACCGTGTGAAGTTGAATTGTTCGTAAAACCGTCAAGTATTCCAACATCTTGTCCCATACACTATCTTGACATCACCCGTAGTATTTATCAccgattaaaatatcaaaatgcgtggatttatacaataaaaaccacTGACAATGTAGCTGTCTCTTGCGAAAATAGGGACCAGGCcataaatatacaactaaCTGGAAATGGGGTGCTAGCATTAAACGAAGACTGCAGGGGCTATACGCCACAAATGGTGCTAACCCCAAGTAGACATTTAAATTCCACACACTACAAAGATTTAATCTCCGATGTAGGCATCACAACAAACTTAACAATTCCCACGactttgaaaagaaaaatcaataatagtaaCACACACACCAACtccgtaataaaattaactgacTTAGGACAATACTCGAAATCTATAGAAGAAATCAAACAACTTATACAAGAAGAGAAagacaaacaaaacaataaagatACTACAGACCTTCACTCATATCTATTCTATCTCATTCTAATAATAGTAGCcg TGGATTTTGAATTCACTATGATAAATAGGAAGGATTTACTACTTGTATCGGGGTCAATGTCAAAcagtttagaaaaatataaaccagTAAAATTAGAAGGAAAACCTATAGTCTTAACCACGACAAACAAACTCAAAATGCTTCAGGATAAGGAAGTTAAAAAGGTAATGCAAAGTGTTGGTAGAATGTTTAGAAATAAGCCAGAGTTGTTACTACCATTATTGGGGCAACTAGAAGCTAGTTTAAAGCTTAAAGGGGGAACAACTCTGTCTACTACATATATAAACCAATATTTGCACACTGATAACAAAACACCAGTCATAGTTTTTTGGAATGGGACAACAGACAaggaaatattacaaaaattgggACTAAACAGAAGAATGCTAAACATTACATCATATACcgataataatgacaattacTTCAACTTCTAG
- the LOC126554399 gene encoding LOW QUALITY PROTEIN: uncharacterized protein LOC126554399 (The sequence of the model RefSeq protein was modified relative to this genomic sequence to represent the inferred CDS: inserted 2 bases in 1 codon; substituted 1 base at 1 genomic stop codon) has translation MVHSITLSHATKVINEVVLNGGIEMHADATFKVVPSMPKCYQLFNIHMIIQNHSIPVCYVLMESKTQVAYQKVITHFKTIFPNIQPSKIMTHYEIGLRNAFTNVYPNAEIVACWFHYVQSLWKNIKKLNYTIIYRTTQXCXMCLKMVMVLALLPANEIDLGFQEIKNHVRINNINQTRFFNYYSRHWLIGIGPNTFSVHDQARRTNNNIESFHNTLKDKFQVCHPNLWKVLGHLSDSSKVQHIVIEQLARGMQVTRSIKPKYILNSKRIKMANDQLTLGIITRKEFLIKCSYAVDGYISREGNSTRYFENIDGNEVETSSEDENAALPLIPVQQVPLNEENIDYDQNEQVNEIENSDSNDSAFSIVLRPKIREAVVSNEPIVNEELPNRAINENPEPEEHNWDERDFFVPED, from the exons ATGGTTCATTCGATTACTTTATCGCATGCGACAA AGGTCATTAATGAAGTAGTTTTGAACGGAGGAATAGAAATGCATGCTGATGCTACTTTTAAAGTAGTGCCGTCTATGCCTAAGTGCTATCAGCTATTTAATATCCATATGATTATTCAGAACCAC TCAATTCCTGTTTGCTACGTGTTAATGGAAAGTAAAACCCAAGTGGCATATCAAAAGGTCATAAcccattttaaaacaatatttccaAATATTCAGCCATCAAAAATAATGACTCATTACGAAATTGGTTTGAGAAATGCGTTTACAAATGTGTATCCCAATGCAGAAATAGTTGCATGTTGGTTTCATTATGTACAG agtttatggaaaaatattaaaaaactaaactatactataatatatagaacaaCGCA TTGCTAAATGTGCCTTAAAATGGTAATGGTACTCGCACTGCTTCCTGCAAATGAGATTGATTTGGGATTCcaggaaataaaaaatcacgtaagaattaataacattaatcaaacaagatttttcaattattattctcg tcattGGCTTATTGGGATAGGACCTAATACTTTTTCTGTACATGACCAAGCTCGACgcactaataacaatatagaaagctttcataatacattaaaagataaatttcaAGTGTGTCATCCAAATCTATGGAAAGTATTAG GTCATTTAAGTGACTCCAGTAAAGTACaacatattgttattgaaCAACTGGCAAGAGGAATGCAAGTCACGCGATCAATAaaacctaaatatatattgaattccAAACGAATCAAAATGGCAAATGATCAACTAACCCTTGGTATAATTACTagaaaagaatttttaataaaatgttcttatGCAGTTGACGGCTACATTTCAAGAGAGGGAAATTCGAcaagatattttgaaaatattg atggtAATGAAGTTGAAACTTCTTCTGAAGATGAAAATGCTGCACTACCGTTAATTCCAGTACAGCAAGTTCCACTCAATGAAGAAAACATAG ATTATGACCAAAACGAACAAGTAAATGAAATTGAGAACAGCGATTCTAATGATAGTGCTTTTTCAATTGTGTTAAGACCTAAAATAAGGGAAGCAGTGGTATCTAATGAACCTATTGTGAATgaag AGCTTCCTAACAGAGCTATAAATGAAAACCCTGAGCCAGAAGAACATAACt GGGATGAACGTGATTTTTTTGTTCCTGAAGATTAA